AGATTCAGAGGTCCACTTTGATTCAGAGGATTCAGAAGAATCTTCAGGAAACTGGGACGAAGTTCCAGAAATTATTAACAATTGTGAAGAAATTCACACTGTTAATAAAACAAATCCAAATTCTATTTATATCAGAGGATACCTAAAATTCCAAGGATATAAAAGAATGGAAATCCATTGTTATGTAGATACTGGTGCAAGTTTATGCATTGCCAGTAAACACATAATACGGGATGAACACTGGGAAAATTCTCCCAGAGAAATAAAGGCTTCAATAGCCAATGGTGATAAAATCACCATATCAAAAGTATGCAGAAATCTGGATATCCAATTTTCGGATAACATATTTCACATACCAACTCTGTACCAGCAAGACTCTGGTATAGACCTGATCTTGGGTAATAATTTCCTTCAGTTAAACGGACCATTTATCCAGTATACTGATAGAATTGCCCTTCATCTCAACAATGAGCAGATCTTAATANCGTGGCAACATCCTAGAAGTGGGCAGTTTTTCCCAGTTACGGGTAGTGATAAAGCCACTTGTACAATTATTCctaaaaacaaaatacatggACCCAAAAGTGGTCCTAGGAAATAATGGAGGACAGCACTCCGGAACAGCTGTCTTTCAGACGAGGTCTTCACATGGCCTTGTCCTTTCCTTTATCTTCTTCTTTTGGTTGGTTGGAAGAAGATGCTTCTTGTTCACAGAGGGGGCAACAATGGCGGTCTGTAAACGTGTTTTTGAGGATCTTACATCCTCTGCCTTTTTCTTCAGTCGGCATCCTGAGTGCTCCGATGAGGAATGGTTCCAGGAATTTGACGAAGTCTTTTTGATGCTTCTCCTTGATCTTCTTATTGGTCTTGGAGACTAACACCAGTTGTGTAGTGGCTAAGATGACCACTATCTGGGAGTCAGTATTTACTGCTCCAATTTTGTCACTGAGAGCCTTAAGCCGTTGAGCTCTTAATTCTCTCAAGTTTTCTCCATTGGTGAATGGAGGTTCATCCATGATGACTACGGGGGATTCGTAAGTCATCTTGTCACTTGCTACACTTATTTCAATAAAGTAATAGGGTAGGATGGTTTTTCCCTTAGTATCCCATGAAATGAGATTACTATGGACCTGTAAAAACAGATTTTTTAAAGCTCCTTTCAgaactttttctttaaaaaacttTACAGAATTTTTAAAGTTATTTGGAAAATACTCAAGTTCCTTTAGATCAGAACTTGGGTAGATGTTTTTTGCTAATCCACAGCAAAAGGCCATGAATAGCTCAGCCGGGTTTGCACCAGCACAAAAATTGTACATACTGATTGTTTTAGAATCAGTTGTAAAGAATTTTTGTTCATTGATACTTTCTGGGCCTGAAATTCGGGCTTTTGTGAGTATCTTTAAAAATTCAAGATGTGAGATTTGGGTCTCAATCTTGTCATTGGTTTTGGTGAATTTGGGTCCTGGAAGGGTTCCTAATATCACCTTATTTTTCTTTCGGGTTGCTTCAAGGGCAGATACGAAAGATAGTTTGGGTTCAGAAATAATGGGCTGGATAAGCTTTATTTCTGGAAGTTTGTTGGCAATGGTAAAACCATTAGCCGCTCCCTGGGCTTCAATAAGGGTATCGTACGCCTTTTTGAAAGCTGAAGGGTGATTGGTGAACAAGTCCACATGGACGAATCAAAGGAGGAACTCCTCctaaaaataaagattttagaGATGGAGCTAGATGTAGCCAATCTCAAAATAAATCGGTTAAAATCACATCTTGCTACAAAGTCTGGACTTTTCAACCAGGCAAAGGCTGACGTGCCGACAAAAAAGGCTATTGAGCCAACAAAAGAGACCTTAGCGTACAATACTGTGGCTAAGCCCATAGAAAAAGAGGCCTTAGACAAATGGCGGAATGAGGGTAGGGtatgcaaaaataaaaaatttaagcatAAACTACTGTTCTTTTTATGCAGGGTTATGATCCCTGGACATATTTTCTTGATACTATCAAGTATCTTGGTACGTGGCATTGTTATACCAGTTTTAATCCCTAAAAGGAAAGGGGAGCTTTCCGGTAAAGGATAGGTtctggtttccagcctatataccttTTGATACCATGAAGGTATTCAAGGCGATATGCTTTTTGTTTTCAGAAAACATTTAGTTTTCTTTGTTTGGTTTTAATGCTATGGTTGGCATTAGCACCCCACAAAgtggtttggttttgttttgctttttttttttttttttttttttaatatttttttgttcctATATAACAAAGAACATGTAATaatctttgagttttctcaAAGAGTTCTTATACCTTTTCTTCCATTtgtatttcttttatttgtacAATTTCTTGTACTTCTTTTTTGATTTGGATGGTTTGCATCCAAACATTACCGGACCTTCGGTCAGGTTTGTGCAGCAAGTTTTGTTGAATCTTTTCAACATTTTTGCTGTTTTGGTCTTATCGCAGACCTTTGTGATTTCTTCTTTTACTATCTTATTTGCATAAGCTAGTGAATAAGAAGTCACTTGATTTTTCTCGGCTTTGAATCTGCCAAGAGCTTTTTTTTCTACTATCGGTATTTTCTAAAGATACATAAGTATCTTTTCTGGAAATTCGATACTAGGAATTTTGTACATTGTTTTCTCATATTCGCAAAAGAACGAATCGAGGAAACAAATGTCACAAAGCTGGAGATTGGTCAGCTTTGTTCGTGCAAGGGATATAGCCTTGTCTTTTTCTGCTTGGGCATTGGCCATCATATCTATGCCTAAGAACATAGTATAGAGGCTGTTCCCAATTTCGTTCACAAAGTCTGCTGGATTTACCGAAGTATTCCATGTTGCTGACTTTATGAAGTCTTGTGCTACGCCTGAACTGAGATGTTCGGCTAATAGCAGAACAAGGTCACTATTAGTAAACCCTTGTGGATTGGTTTGGACATTGAGACTGAGCTCAGCTATCCATCGATCTATAAGatcttttcttcctttttcaCAATCTATATTGAGAATGTTTGAAGGAAGTTTTCCTTTGGAAGTTAATTCTTTAAGGATAAAGAATTCCTTCGCTTGGTTTCTGGTAGCAGTTTCCTGCTTGACACCAGATGATTCACCACGTTCTGTTGTTGAAGCAGTGATTCTTTCTTGAGGAATTTCTTCCTCTTCTGTGTCAGAGAACTCAAAATCCTCTGTTTTGGTTTCATCTTCGACTACGAAGACGTTTTCTTCTAGActatcataaattaattttaattcatgattGTTGTCAagttttattttgatttcttgATCACTTAAGGCGAGAAGCCTAATTGTTTGATCTAAGATATCAATTTTTTGGTTGTTGATAAATACTTCTTCATGCTCAAGAGCAgtccaaaaatatttatcaattttatctCGAAGGTTTTCTAGCCTGTTGGTGGCCATTTCCATTCGGGATAAATTTTGTTTGTTCCGAATTCAGGATTTCCAACGAAATGATACGGTGGAGAGTACCTGTATTTGGATTTTGGTTTTTCCGGTTCCTTTTCAGGTTCTGGATTAACCTTTTCTTTACCTTTTTCTTGAGGCAATTGTTTGATTGCATCAAGAATTTCTTTATTGCAGGGACATTTTTCCATTGTTTTGGTAATGTCTGCAATTATTTTTGCTGCTGCTTTATCAATATAGTCTGTAAGACCATCTTGATCAGCGCTGCTTGTTGTTGGATATTcctttaattctttcaattgtaTTTCTACTCTTGAAAGTCTTTCAAGGATTTCATCCAATTTTTCTTAAGATCCAAATTCTAAGGATTTGATTTGCatcacccaaatccttcataccaaattcttttgataactcttttttgagtttatcaatttcttccaaacAAGCTTCTGTTATCAAAATATCAACTACATATAATAGCATAATGATATAAAAAccatcaaatttcttcacataACAACAATCATAAGCCTGACACCTCAAAAACCATCAAACTTCTAGTTCCACTGTTTTGGAGCTTGTTCGAGACCGTACAAGATTTtttgaagtttgcacaccattttaTCTTTTCCTAGTACTTCAAATCTCTGTGACTAGTTCATATAAATTTCATCTAGGTCATCATGAAGAAATGTCGTCTTTACCTCTAACTGCTCCAGATGTAAATCTCTTTTTGCCACTAATCCAAGTAGTGGTCCTGATAGTGGTTAACCTAATCACTTGAGAGAAAATCTCAGTATAATCAGTGTCTTCCTTTTGTCGAAAACCTTTTATAACAAGTCTTCTCTTGTACCACTTACTACCATTGTGttcttcttttaaccggtacacccacttgttatgtgatgttttttttttctcacaggAATTGTGTCAACTCCCGGTGATTGAAATCAGGAGATCTTCGAGAACAATTACACCACCTGAAAGATAACCCCttgcacttcactatattttgctgacagacaaaggtgaacTGGATACCTATGAAGTGGCAATGCAAAATGATAATTCCACCAAGTGGAAGTTAGCCATGCAAGATGAAATcaattcactgtcatccaatcagactGTTTACTGCTTTTCGATTCATTTACATGAATATTTGTCAATGATAATTCACCAGTCTTCATGACTTCAGAACATTAATCTCCAACTCCAATGCTTGACTTGTCCTTATACAATATTTGTTTACTGAAGATTACATCTTTGCTCCGAATGATCTTTCGATTTTGGGCATCACGaaaacgataaccaaactcattatctccataaccaatacAGAAACAtttctttgatttcggatcaagtttCGCTCTGCTAGCTGAATCATTATGAACATAAGATAAACATCCAAACGCTTTCAAGAAGGAAATGTTTACTGCCACTCCATACCTCTTCGGGTATTCTGCATTCAAGCGATACCGAAGGTCATCTGTTTATCAGATATGCTACAATGTTAACATCATCAGCCCAAAATGATTTCGGTTATCCAGAgtgcaatctcatgctcctaGCGCGTTCCTTCAgggttttattcattttttcagCTATAcaattctgttgaggtgtaccaaaaatggttttctccatcttgatcccgttctgttcacaatatttcttgaactcatcatcttcatattcacCACCGTTATCAAACCGTAAGCACTTCATCTTCAAGTTTGTCTCATTCCCAACCATGGTtttccaccttttaaaggtctcataaacatcagatttatttttcataaattaaacccAAACTTTCTTGCTCGAATCATCGATAAATGTAACATAATATCTTGAGCCTCCAAGAGATGTCACAAGAGATGGTCTtcatacatcagtatgaaccatCTCCAACTTTCCTGTTTGGTTCTCTGTCGCCTTTAGAAAAGCTCACATTTTTcagctttccaaaaatacaGCTTTCACATAGCTTGTATTCAATGATCTTTAATTCTGGTTGCTTCTCATTTGACACCGgcatcttcattctcttctcaCTCATATGCCCAAGTTTacaatgccatagacttgaattaaaTCCAGCATCCACAACTGTTAATGTATCTCTACAACCGGTAGTCATATAAtatgttccagttttctttcctcgagcgaCAATCATGGCTCTTTTGTTCACTTTCTaggaaccatcaccaaaggtcacaTTATGGCATTGGTCATCAAGTTGTCCCACTgagatcagattgcgtgtcaaTTTTGGTTACATGCccgactttgttgattttccagacagatccatttgacatcttcatacggacatcacccataccaactatttccaaaggttttccatcTGCCAAGAAAACTTTTCCGCAATCACTAGCAATGTAACTGTCAAAAACATCACGATTACCAATGGTATggaacgaagctcccgagtccataacccaagaatcaactgGGCTTTCTATGGATAGTAGTAGAACATCATATACCTCCTCATTAACAACATTTGCATTGTTTTTTGTTGATTTGCGcttctttttcaagtgaccagtctcaccacaacTCCATTACTTCGGATTCTTTTCAAATGTAGTTTTTGTCTTTTACATTTCTGGACTTGGATCTAGCACGCCATCGGTTATAACTCTTTTTGCCACTTCTGCCCTGCCTCTGTTCTCGAAATTTAGAGAAGATCTcgatgatgttccttcaccagaattcatcctgcgaacttcttccGCAAGAATTTGATCCCTGACATCATTGAATTATAgttttctttttccaacagagtcGCTAACTGCTACCCGTATAGATTCCCAAACATTTAGTAAAGACGAGAAAAGAATAAGTGTACGAATCtcataatcaaaattaatttcgACCGATGTTAGCTgagaaacaatcgtgttgaactCGTTGATGTGTTCAGCCACCGAAGCACCTTATCCCGTTTTCAAGTTGAGCAAGTTTTCATTAGATGTATTTTGTGTTTGCCGATTGCTTCTCTTACATGTACAATAAAATGAACATCATTTTTTTTGTGGTTTGTGtctccgccacgttatgtgtCACATTCTTCGTTAAGGTCAATCACATCACATCTAACATCTGTCAGTCAAGGAGCTCCtagtcatcatcctccatcttttcctgTTTCTTTCCTGATACATAATCTCTAAGTAACggcagaatgaaaaatatgttccgtcgaacttgttgataccAAGTCCCGATCTATCATCCCTGGCATAGTCATAAAAGGTGTGCGCCTGGGTTATTACCCAACTGCAACACTTTAAACAGGTGCGCGCCTCTGCCTAGACGTGGTGCTGCTACTTCTAATTTATCATATTTCTTTTTAtccaaattataaaattttgttcgTTTAAAACTTTGATGTATTTTCTCAGTTCCAGATTTTTCTAGCTCCATCAACATATTGTGCTTCTTAAAAAATGATAACGCCAGCCACAAATATCAACTTCCATTGTTTCCCGGATGATTGGATTcattattcataaaataattaaaatatcagtTCAGCGTCTTGTGCCATTGAACGTGCTGCAAAATATGAATTTGAACAACCTGAAATCACGTGAATTCCGTGCAGACATCTTTCgaggaggatgaagatgaatttGACGATTtagatttttgaattttttcccTTAATATACTATGATACACTTATGACTTACTAATTAATTTTAGATGATTGAAGCTTTTTTCTGATTATGATTCAGCTATATTATCTTTTAGTGGATTTttatttgtgttgtttattatctttgtgaaaaatatttaatttaaatagtataaATTACtttatatatgttaaattttaaaatttgagtcAAATGCGCTTTATTTCGATAAAGCGGACTCCTCGTCTTGCACCTTGTGCGTCAGGCCCCAAAGCACCCTAGCGCTTTAGTACGCCTTGTGTCCTAAATAACCATGATCttcggccatcacttctctagccttagcaaaaaattctcaaaaaatcttctctaacgtggaagatcagacaaagctttGACCACATAACACACTCAAAATTCTAAGaaattttacaacaagtctctgataccaattgttgtGGATTACGCTGAAACAATGACGATCATGAtcataatatagtacccaaaaaaatGCGGAATTAAAACAATTTGTTTACCCAATATaagctacgtccacggagctacCTCAAATctttattgaaaaaatattaaactacAAGTATATACAGAAAACTCGATCTATCTCAACCCAGAGCATaactaataatatattttatctaACTCACCAAAGAGAACCTCTACactcaacaaaaaaaaacttttgcTATTTCGTTGGGATATCTTGAAATGGTAAATAGATGCAAGTTCTTAGAAACAATTGAATGTGCAACCTACTTTTGCGCAGGAATTCACGCTTCACGCTGCAACAATTGACAATTGTGTCACACTTTTACAAACTTTTCAAACCAGTTGGCAAACTTCACCTAACAGTTTATTTCATGATAATTGTTTCATGCATAgttcaagataaaaaaaaaaaactaaatctgGAGCGATGTCCACTAACCAACCTTCTTATCCGCATCAACGGGAAATGCTTCTCTGTGCCTCCACCTCTCAAATGCCTCGAGTATATCCTCTTCATCCAACAAGATCGATTGAAGCATTAAACAAATGCTAAATATTATTGAAAGATATTTTAAAGAACACCAACAGAATCATAAAGCAAGAAACTCAGAAATAAAAGCACACTCATAATTGAGTTAAAAGGTTCTACGGATAAATATACCTCTGTTTTGCCTATCCATAGCAAGAATAAGATCGAACTCCCTGAAATCAGACGGCCTAATCGGCCTCGAGATAGAAGTTATTTCAATTCCACGCCTTTTAGAAGCTGCCCTCATTCTTGAATCTGCTGGATTACCCTTCATTTTCAAAGAAGCACCACAAACACACAGCATCATTAGCATTCCAAGAATCCGCAGATTCAATACAGGTACGGAAAAAAATTATGCTAAATGTGGTATGTCCTAACAAGAACCCTTTTCAGTCAATCCTCTGATTCAACTTTCAGACATCTCTGACACGCAAAACAAACAAAGACAGCGACGAAATATAAACCTCGTGATAATTGATGGTCCCCGCAGAATCAATATAGAATATAGAATCGAGATTCTTCTGCTTGACAAGATGTCTGAAAACACCCTCAGCAGCTGGGCTTCTACAAATGTTCCCGAGGCAAACAAATAGAACTGAGAATGGCTTAGTGGTCTGTGAACGATCACTCGAGGCCGTAGATGGTGTGGAAGCCATTGATGAAGCTTTGATTATTTCGGGTATTCTTGATTTTcctctgtgtgtgtgtgaagGGTCGGCTGAATATCGGAGCAATGGCGAAGATTTGAGGAAGAGATTAGGATAGTTGTGGCAAATTGGTAACTTTGAGGTATTTGGTATTAAAATAGTAGCTGTGCATAAAGATTTCATTGAAGATGTTTTTCCCCTGTGCTAGAGGAATAATGAATTTGTTGGGGTTGTAATGGTGGTGGTGTGTTCTTGTCCCATCAAGGGAGaatcttgttttatttattcataCGCACATAATTTTACGAGAGATTGAATCAAAGGCCTCTAGTTTTGTAAAATTTATccaattatttagtttttacgtgctttttttcccctttttaaCTCACGTTTGACTTGAAATTTCaggaaaataaatttcataataatcatttcaaatttgtttgaATGGCATATTCATCATTCCTTGATATCGGTTTTCGGTTATGACTTGCGCTGGCAGATAAACCAAGATTTTTAGAGATTTCTGGTGTGATTCACTACAACTTTGGATAATAAcagttattttattttccacGGGTAGCATATTCTTGAAATACATTTGCACCATATTCTATATATCAGTAACAAACTGTAAGAAGAAACTTGAGTTAAAATGGAAATTCCTAGCTGTGATACTTCCACATTAAAATTtgctaaaacatctcaaatTCTATTTCATCCGCTCTAAACTCAGGGATGGTGCTTCCCAAatcgaagaacttaggaggcgTTGCGCATCGAATCAAAGCCCAGTTCAGGCCTTCAAAGAATGGGTGTTGCTTGATCTCTGCTGCACCCTTTGTCGAGCCCAGTCTATTCTCTGGTTCCTTCTGTAATAACTGTCTGATCAAGTCTCGAGCACAAGAACTCACCATAGGATAAGCAGGAAACTCGAGGCATTGGGACGACACATTTGATATAGTATCCTCGTTGCTTGATCCTTTAAAGGGCGTTTTGCCATATAAAAGCTCGTATAGAAAAATCCCAAGCGTCCACCAATCCACTGCACTCCCATGGCCTTCCCCCTTGATTATCTCTGGAGCCAGGTATTCATGTGTTCCTACAAAGGAGTTGGACCGAGCATTTGTGGGCTCGACTACAAGTTGCGGCAATGGAATGAATTGGTCAGGGTTTAGTTTTCGTGTTTTGGAGGCTGCGAATGAAAATCTTGGTGTAAAACAAGATAGCTGCCATGATGGTTGGAGGCAAAAATGGTCGATGAAGCTAGAACCAGAGCATGGACTGGACATTTTCTTTGGGGGTTCCGAAAGTGGCGACGATGAGTTGAGCAGCATAGGATTTACGGTGCATCTAAACGACAAGTCAAAATCTGAGAGCATGATATGCCCATCTTCTCTAACCAATATGTTTTCGGGTTTCAAGTCTCTGTACACTACGCCAAGCATGTGAAGGTACTCCAGTGCAAGGAGGACTTCAGAAACATAGAACCTGCATAGAGTGTTGAAACACAAATCCAGTTATTATTCCTTAACAAGCCTTGTTAATAAACCTCTTAACTTTGCAAACACGAAAAAGCCCTTGTGAGAAAGTACAAAGTCAAAAGCAGAGGACCTCGGGTACTATACTTTCTAGCATGCTCATTGAAGTTTATGGTGTAGTTTACTTCTCCAATTATACGTCTGAAAGGGCTATTGGGAAACTACTGTTTGAAACATTACCTGACTGCCTGCTCGGGAAAACTCTTCGTGGACTGCTTTTGACGGTGCACATGAAGATCACCTCCTGGACAGTGCTCCATAACCAACAACAAGAATTTCTTGGTTGTAAAGTGCGCATAAAGTGTGGGGAGAAATGGGTGATCCAGCATTTCTAGTATCTCTTTCTCAGTTTGAGCCCTCATAACTTTCTTTCTGCTTGCCAAAAAATCATAATCCATTACTTTCACAGCAAAGAGGCAACTAGTGCCAATCAGCTCAGAAAGATAAACTGTCCCAATATCTCCACCTCCAAGTCTCTTCAACAGCTTGAAGTGTTTCAAACCCAAGCTTCCGTGCTGCTTCTGAACAGAGTGTAAGGCTTCCCATCTCAAGTCTTTTGACATGTGTGGCCGATAGCCACTGCGACTAGACATACTTACATAACTTTCGTCGCTGTTACCAGTCGTACTGCTGTATTCCCCTACGCTACTTTTTGAGCTTTGAGATATCTCCCCTCTTTCCCTTGATCTCGATCTTTCATCAGCTCTTGCCAATACAATCTTTGATTTGCTTATGATACTAGGACCAAGATTGTTCTTGTTTCTTAGACCTTGCTTGCTAAAACCGAAAACCCTGCTTGAATGTTTGATAAGCTTGCTTTTTGAAGTAAAACTTGACGATAGAAATACAGACTGTAACCTTTCTTCCTTTTCCTTGTCCTTTGCACTCCTCGTGATTGAACCCTCCTCAGAGATAGGAACTGTCTCATTCAAAACAGAAAATTGTATGTTTCTCTCAGATATTCCTGTAATGAATGAATGTCCAAATTCAGGTTTTTCTGAAATATTTAACGAGATTATTTCCGGTATTAAGGATAACTCTTTGCTTTCATCATGGGGTTGAACTGATTCACTGGAGGCAGCCCTGTATAACCTATGGATAGCTCCTGCATATGAAGCGCCAGGTGATGCTGACGGTTTCGACGTTCGTTTCCTCATTGCGGCCATTTCTGATGCTTGAGAGATGCATGATCCTCTTAGGGCTTGTTTCAAGCTCCCAGACTCTGAAGTTCCGACACCAGAAACTTGAGACGGGCCGATTCTCATCGGTCTTTTCATGGCTCTTTTACTAAAAGTACCTCCAGCATTTTGCTCTAGCCAGTCAACATCTAGACTAGAACTTCGCCTAATATCAATCGTATCAAAAAGTTTGTTAATTTCATCCTCTATTGAGTAGTACTTCTTCCGAGCCTTTCCTGAATGCCACTTTCTATTATTTCCACTGACTTTTTCAGTTTCGGGATTGTGTTTTTCGGTTAACTCTACTATTTCACAACTCCCAGGCAACACATTTGTGATTAGAGACATCTATACCAACAAAATTCAGTCGTAGAAACAAAAGAAACCGTCTATCAATCTCAGACATGCACTCAAGTGACAAAGAAGCCCGGGTCTGGAAAGCTAAACCAAAATACTAGAGGGGATCCCTCAATCATCTTGAATGTTGGAGCCCTCAACAAGGCAAACTCCCTAGGCTGTATTCATTTTACAGCACAAAATATCGGTTAAAGTTTAACGCTTCCAGGAAATTATGAGCtaaaattagttaattaagaAATGCTATACAGCTATATTTTGCACTTCCATTCTCACTTTCTAATGATTTTGCCATAGATGAATACAACAGAGAATGAAAGTAATTGTATATCAATTGAAGTAGATAATAAACTTACTTCTTCAAAATAAATCAAGAATAGAAAAGCAGATACTGTATTGCACAAAGCATTCACATTAAGAAATTTGACCCTCATTCCGTTGTCTCGAAATGGTTTTAAATGCCGTGAAACTGGCTATTTGAATAATTTCTCACGACTTAGTTAAAACTGGAATTCATAGCTCcaattcaaataatttcattCTGTTCCCagattttcttaaaatattgtACAATCTTCCATGAAAACATATGCTGTTGACCATGAAGCTCACCCATCCATTTCCTTTAGTTTCTTGAGTCTCATTCTTAATTTCTCCAAAAATTTGATATGTATCCATGTAAAAAACTcaggaattttaaaaaaaagtcctCCGCTGAGTACAATGAACTAACCATCTATCATCAGCTTTGAGAAATTTACAGAAAACTAGTGAAAGCCAAAACACACCAACAATAGGATAATAGTAggcaaaatataaaaaatttgagaACAAAATATTAAggggaaaaagaagaagaaaaaaaactgCATTAACCAATAGCACAACTAAGTTATTTTCTTCCTTCCAAACAACAAATGCCCATCAAATAAGCGGAGATGGAAAGGAGAAGAAAGAAACCACTATCGCTCATTTATTTCTTGTTGCTCCATCTCCGGACCAGTAACATGGATAAACCAATAAATTGGACCACTTGCAGAACAACtgctatttaaaaaaaaaacttaagcACAAAAAAGCAAGAAACTAAACAAGAAAACCGAATTTAAAAAGTTACTACCAATTAACCTAAAAACGTAGTAGAC
This genomic interval from Primulina huaijiensis isolate GDHJ02 chromosome 14, ASM1229523v2, whole genome shotgun sequence contains the following:
- the LOC140956600 gene encoding uncharacterized protein isoform X2 — its product is MKSLCTATILIPNTSKLPICHNYPNLFLKSSPLLRYSADPSHTHRGKSRIPEIIKASSMASTPSTASSDRSQTTKPFSVLFVCLGNICRSPAAEGVFRHLVKQKNLDSIFYIDSAGTINYHEGNPADSRMRAASKRRGIEITSISRPIRPSDFREFDLILAMDRQNREDILEAFERWRHREAFPVDADKKVLDLLEDACESLLDKIVAKSRQV
- the LOC140956598 gene encoding serine/threonine-protein kinase D6PK-like, whose amino-acid sequence is MSLITNVLPGSCEIVELTEKHNPETEKVSGNNRKWHSGKARKKYYSIEDEINKLFDTIDIRRSSSLDVDWLEQNAGGTFSKRAMKRPMRIGPSQVSGVGTSESGSLKQALRGSCISQASEMAAMRKRTSKPSASPGASYAGAIHRLYRAASSESVQPHDESKELSLIPEIISLNISEKPEFGHSFITGISERNIQFSVLNETVPISEEGSITRSAKDKEKEERLQSVFLSSSFTSKSKLIKHSSRVFGFSKQGLRNKNNLGPSIISKSKIVLARADERSRSRERGEISQSSKSSVGEYSSTTGNSDESYVSMSSRSGYRPHMSKDLRWEALHSVQKQHGSLGLKHFKLLKRLGGGDIGTVYLSELIGTSCLFAVKVMDYDFLASRKKVMRAQTEKEILEMLDHPFLPTLYAHFTTKKFLLLVMEHCPGGDLHVHRQKQSTKSFPEQAVRFYVSEVLLALEYLHMLGVVYRDLKPENILVREDGHIMLSDFDLSFRCTVNPMLLNSSSPLSEPPKKMSSPCSGSSFIDHFCLQPSWQLSCFTPRFSFAASKTRKLNPDQFIPLPQLVVEPTNARSNSFVGTHEYLAPEIIKGEGHGSAVDWWTLGIFLYELLYGKTPFKGSSNEDTISNVSSQCLEFPAYPMVSSCARDLIRQLLQKEPENRLGSTKGAAEIKQHPFFEGLNWALIRCATPPKFFDLGSTIPEFRADEIEFEMF
- the LOC140956600 gene encoding uncharacterized protein isoform X1, producing MKSLCTATILIPNTSKLPICHNYPNLFLKSSPLLRYSADPSHTHRGKSRIPEIIKASSMASTPSTASSDRSQTTKPFSVLFVCLGNICRSPAAEGVFRHLVKQKNLDSIFYIDSAGTINYHEGNPADSRMRAASKRRGIEITSISRPIRPSDFREFDLILAMDRQNREDILEAFERWRHREAFPVDADKKVELMCSYCKRHDETEVPDPYYGGQQGFEKVLDLLEDACESLLDKIVAKSRQV